The genomic interval CCGGATGGACATCCCATGACATTGTAGCAAAATTGCGCAGGCATCTTGGTGTTCGGAAGATCGGGCATGCAGGGACTCTCGATCCCGATGCGACCGGGCTTCTCCCTCTCTGCGTGGGGCAGGCCGCACGGATTACGGAATACCTGATGGACATCCCCAAGGCGTACCGAGTCCGGCTGAAATTCGGAGAAGAGACCGATACGGACGATGCCTCCGGCCGGGTCATCCGGAAGACGGAGATCAGCGGAATCACCGAGGAACAGGTCCGGTCGGCGTTGAACCTTTTTTCAGGCGAAATCCAGCAGGTTCCTCCACTGTTTTCGGCCGTCAGGAAACACGGGCGCAGGCTCTACGAATATGCCAGAAAGGGAGAGGATGTCTGTCGAGAGCCCCGTGCCGTGACGATTTACGAAATCCGTGAAGTGGAATGCCGCCTTCCTGAGATATCCTTTTGGGTGCGATGTTCACGGGGAACCTATATGCGTTCGCTTTGCCGGGATATCGGCAGGGTCATGGGCATGAGCGCCCATATGAGCCGGCTCCGCCGCACTGAGAGCGCCTCATTTACCGAGAAGGATGCGCACCCCCTGTCCGAGATCACGGCCATGAACCCGGATGACGTGACGGCCCTTCTGGTCCCCATGGACGTTCCGTTGTCTCACTTTATACCCGTAGTGGTTCGTTCCGACCGAATACAAAAGATCCGATACGGGCAGCCTTTGGACCAGGAAGACCTTGCCGGGATGCCGGACTCCTGGCAGACAGGCCGGCTATGCCGCCTCTATGGAGAGGACGGTGATTTCTTGTCCATCGGCAGGCTGGATCGTTCTCCGTCCGGAGTTCCCAACGTCCATCCGAAGAAGGTCTTCTGCCAGGATGAAAAAATAGCTTTACTTGATTCGTCCGATATGTTAAAAAGTAACAGGCAGAAAGAATAAAGAGAAGGATTTTTTTATTCATGTGAAGAGGTCTAATCCAAGAGGAGGTGAGCAGACATATGACTATGGTCAAGGAGCAGAAACAAAAGATTATTGATTCATATAAAAAGCATGAGGGCGATACCGGATCTCCTGAGGTCCAAGTCGCCATCATCTCGGAGAGAATCAATTATCTTACGGAACACTTCAAGGTCCATAAAAAGGACCACCATTCACG from Nitrospirae bacterium CG2_30_53_67 carries:
- a CDS encoding tRNA pseudouridine(55) synthase TruB, which produces MVEVIREEEKKLRSCRRTSGLLIVDKPAGWTSHDIVAKLRRHLGVRKIGHAGTLDPDATGLLPLCVGQAARITEYLMDIPKAYRVRLKFGEETDTDDASGRVIRKTEISGITEEQVRSALNLFSGEIQQVPPLFSAVRKHGRRLYEYARKGEDVCREPRAVTIYEIREVECRLPEISFWVRCSRGTYMRSLCRDIGRVMGMSAHMSRLRRTESASFTEKDAHPLSEITAMNPDDVTALLVPMDVPLSHFIPVVVRSDRIQKIRYGQPLDQEDLAGMPDSWQTGRLCRLYGEDGDFLSIGRLDRSPSGVPNVHPKKVFCQDEKIALLDSSDMLKSNRQKE
- a CDS encoding 30S ribosomal protein S15; translation: MVKEQKQKIIDSYKKHEGDTGSPEVQVAIISERINYLTEHFKVHKKDHHSRRGLLKMVGQRRKLLDYLIKKDINRYRQLIDKLGIRK